A portion of the Zootoca vivipara chromosome 6, rZooViv1.1, whole genome shotgun sequence genome contains these proteins:
- the LOC118088024 gene encoding heparan sulfate glucosamine 3-O-sulfotransferase 1-like, whose amino-acid sequence MARACLLLLLLKMCGINTEEETKIPWGWKAPWKRNNTQISSEDWKQRLPQSIIIGVRKGGTRALLEMLSLHPQVAAAHSEVHFFNVEENYRKGLGWYSQQMPISHPTQITVEKTPGYFSSLKAPERIHAMDSSLKLLLIVRDPVERLVSDYTQILHNRKARHKPYQALEQILFRQGQELNTRYKAMQRSLYALHLARWLEFFPRSQIHVVDGGTLIREPLSEMRHVEHFLGLEPYLGPDNFYFNQTKGFYCLQAKGYQHCLDQSKGRPHPTIDEVLLEQLCTYFSEHNENFFAMVGRTFNWC is encoded by the coding sequence ATGGCTAGAGCCTGCTTACTGCTCCTGCTTCTGAAGATGTGTGGAATCAACACAGAGGAGGAAACAAAGATCCCCTGGGGCTGGAAAGCCCCATGGAAAAGAAACAACACTCAGATCTCAAGTGAAGATTGGAAGCAACGGCTGCCCCAAAGCATAATTATTGGGGTGCGGAAAGGAGGCACACGGGCCCTGCTGGAGATGCTGAGTCTGCATCCCCAGGTGGCAGCTGCCCATTCCGAGGTGCATTTCTTCAATGTGGAGGAGAATTACCGCAAAGGACTTGGTTGGTACAGTCAGCAGATGCCTATTTCACACCCCACTCAAATCACCGTGGAAAAGACACCAGGCtatttttcttctctcaaagCCCCGGAAAGGATCCATGCCATGGACAGCTCACTGAAGCTCCTGCTGATCGTACGGGACCCTGTGGAAAGACTGGTGTCTGATTACACACAAATCCTTCACAACCGCAAGGCACGGCACAAGCCCTACCAAGCTCTGGAGCAGATTCTCTTTAGGCAGGGCCAGGAACTCAACACCCGGTACAAAGCCATGCAGCGCAGCCTGTATGCCTTACACCTGGCTCGGTGGCTGGAGTTCTTTCCCCGGTCACAGATTCACGTGGTGGATGGAGGCACCCTAATCCGGGAGCCACTCTCAGAGATGCGCCACGTAGAGCACTTCTTGGGACTGGAGCCTTACCTTGGCCCAGACAACTTTTACTTCAACCAGACCAAGGGCTTCTACTGCCTACAAGCAAAGGGGTATCAGCACTGCCTAGACCAATCCAAAGGACGACCTCATCCCACCATTGATGAAGTACTGCTCGAGCAACTCTGCACATACTTCAGTGAGCACAACGAGAACTTCTTTGCTATGGTGGGTCGAACGTTCAACTGGTGCTAA